TTTTAATAAATTGTACATTTAACGTAAGACTGagggaatttattttattttcttgatTTGTAATTTCCTTGAGATGTATCTAAATGTTAATTTAGACATTTTTAATCCttaatttgttttgttttctgatATTTTGCCATACAGACAGATTTATTGCTTTGTTCTTCATGGAAATGTTCCAACATTGATTTAAAAGTGTATGACATTCCTCTCTGCACATTAGATGTGTGTTATTTTGGTTAATGAATATCTCCTGCTGTGTGTGGAATCAGACGCTGCTCTCCCGGCTCCTGTTCTGACCGTTCTCCCTCCGTCCAGTGAAGAGCTGAAGTCTAAAAAAGGCACTCTAGTGTGTTTGGCCAGCGACGTGGCCGGCGGTTTTGCTGATGTGCGTTGGTTCGTGAACGGGAACTCGGTCACCAGTGGAGTCATCAGCGGCTCTGCGCAGCAGCAAGCCAATAAGAAATTCACACTGAGCAGCTATTTGACCATCGACagctccgagtgggaaaacaacaaagTCATAACATGTGAAGTGTCTGCTGGAGGAAAAGCCGCATTGGTGAAGATtaacaagtctgaatgcagtgaATGAAACTTTATTATTGTTTGATATCGATGAATTTTTCAGCAAAAGTTTGTAGATGTTGTAGATGAATCTGTAGAGAAAGCAAATAACCTTCTGCAtgtaatcaaaatagaactttaattaaaaaataataaaaatgcaattctgaaaaAAAGAGAACTGTTTCTGTAAATCCTTCATGACAATATGAATGTCTCAAAACTTTCAGAAAGTGCTTCAGCACAAAACCTTTTTATTTGTAACAATAAGTTGGTGATGGGAAAACTATGTTTtaactctgactgttacaaagcacagacactggagattccttccataaatgctgaGTACAAGCAGTGCGTTCCAGTCCGATTATCAGAACTCACGCTCAGGAAACACCTGCTGTTCTGCAGTGTGTAATTTTAGCTCGATGTAAATGAGAAGGCTCTTCTTGGAAATGGACATGTGCTTCCTCAAATGAGGGAAATAATTAAAACAAACTTGAAATAAAAGCATTCTAAgactattatttatttaattatgtaCATTTGAAAAAGGAAAGTCATTACTTTCTGATGGTAGTGAGGTCGAGAGACACCCAGGTGGATAATTTCATGATTCtaaacttttaaaatattttatgatATATGAAGATCCCTAAatctaaaaggaaaaaaaaagttgttagAAGACTGCAAAAACAACCACAACAAAAAGCTCTCTTACTATTAAAACTGTTGCTGTCTTATTAATGTCTtcacaagtgaaaatatcttgaatctaGTCAAGTTTCTGATAAGATTACATAAAATTTGGCGTGCACTTGCTTCTGTTTTTCATGACACAAAACATGTTCCAACTGGCACACAAAACTCTCATTGTGTATTCTTCTGCACCTCTTACTTACTTGGCAGTGCGCCGAACTCTTGTCTCTGTTTCCATGCACGTCATTATTTGTTTCTATGTCTTCAATTGTagaagatgtctcatctcatctcattatctgtagccgctttatcctgttctacagggtcgcaggcaagctggagcctatcccagctgactacgggagaaaggcggggttcaccctggacaagtcgtcaggtcatcacagggctgacacatagacacagacaaccattcacactcacattcacacctacgctcaatttagagtcaccagttaacctaacctgcatgtctttggactgtgggggaaaccggagcacccggaggaaacccacgcggacacggggagaacatgcaaactccgcacagaaaggccctcgccggccacggggctcaaacccggacctccttgctgtgaggcgacagcactaaccactacaccaccgtgccgccagaagaaAATGTGCATTTCTTTATTTGAATTGACCAATTGTGTTTACTCACCACACCCAGCcttatgtgtgaaaaaaacaaaacaaaaaaaaaatatatatatatatatatatatatatatatatatatatatatataaaatttaccagctgggaggtcggtatcgtgaaataccatgaccaaggtcttgaaagtactgagcgaggccctctgggccgaggtcagtattcaaggccgtggtacagtatttcaccatatggaccgaccttaagctggtaaataatatattaattttttttctttaccaaattctaacagaaaatgagagtgcctgaaagggaaaaccgatccgagctgccattttgaatcctcattcatggctttaatgcaaatggcttcctcctcagtatacaagtgcacttccatggcaggaaaaaaactacattttgccatctatgtagtcccctatttatacaaaattgagtcattcaggattcagccatgtttttgctcggcgttagcaacagttagaggtttttagctttctcctgaaatgttttcttttatttcttcttcctcagggtagtaaaactcgctttcactgtgaacactgttgttatcgctatccatgctgtaaaattaatgctattatactgagaaatgctggcaaaaatttataagatttttgattaaaatcttataaataaatcttattaaaaaaaagataaatgttgataaaaatgctactatgtttgttgttgttgtgaacgagtgagtcgccagaggtccataaccggggtccgtaaccggggtctgtaccgtagtatacggacccgctcaccagccaatcagagcgcaggatttgatggaaactggactgcaaaaaaataaatactcaTATTTGACTTTGAATAAaccgagaaacatctctgaactggTTTCGGTATCAGTTATGTCACTCCCAGGCTCATGAGGAAACCAGTCTCTGCGTGGCAGACACACAGGGGTTATTAATTCAAACTTCTCTTCTGAAAAACTTGGATGCACACAATTCCGGAAGCTAACATTCCAATAAACTAAGTATAAGATTATTAAGGCTATTTCCAAactagtggcacggtggtgtagtggttagcgctgtcgcctcacagcaagcaggtccgggtttgagccccgtggccggtgagggcctttctgtgcggagtttgcatgttctccccgtgtccgcgtgggtttcctccgggtgctccggtttcccccacagtccaaagacatgcaggttaggttaactggtgactctaaattgaccgtaggtgtgaatgtgagtgtgaatggttgtctgtgtctatgtgtcagccctgtgatgacctggcgacttgtccagggtgtaccccgcctttcgcccgtagtcagctgggataggctccagcttgcctgcgacccttccAAAATAATCTGCCAATTGAACAAGAAAATGTACAGCATAAAACAGTAAAAATGTCTCGAAGTTGGTTTAGTAATGCTATATTTTTATTAGGAGGACATGCGAGATTATTTTGACTGTATTCAACATGTATTTTCACTTGTATGTCATTTTTCTGCAGCGTCGCAGGTGACTCACTCGCTCGCTTTCTTTGTGATCTTGTTCCTGTCTAAACAAGATGGCGGATTTCCTTCGAGTTCCTGAAACGTGAAAGCGTCTGAACAGAAAATGGCCGACAAAGATGCGAAGGTGTTTTTATTTTGAAACAAAGTTTGGTCAACGAAATTAAAATGCATTCTGAGCAtccgttaaaaaaaaatcaaacatacaGTCATTGTGTTTTGAATGTATTGTTTTTATAAAATATATTCAACATTTTTGAAACGCTTTTATAACCCAGACGGGTCAAAAccaattatttattttcttttttttttaattaatttttttttttttttttttttactccagtCATATCGCAAACTTGCGCCATTTTGAACACAAGATGGCGCCGTTGCCTTTGTCTTCCATTTCCGTATCGCATGACCCGGTGACCCGGTACTAAACGTGCGCGAGGCGAATCCACTTCCTCTTTCCTCCTGCGTTCCAGAGAGCAGCCATGGTGGGTAAACTGTTGTGGAAATTTTCACCCCGAATCCGATTTAATCCCTCAGATATCATGAGATTATTATTTATCAGTCATGAGCGGATGAATGTGTGAATATACCGGATCATGTTTTGTGATATATTTATGAGAACGTGTTTAGTTTGATCATTAAAATCGTATTTGCCGGTGGCTTCATGATGATGAGCATACAAATCAAGATGGCTTCCTCAGAGAGAGGGAAGCAGCTAGTGATTAGGAATTTGGAATAAAAGGAAACCTGCTTGTTTTAAAAGTGATATGTTTGAGGTCTGTGGTCCATTATGTTGCTCCAGACTCTGGATTTTGGGTTCAGAAATGTCAGCATGTAACTTGGTAACTGTGTTGATCCTGACACCAGAATCATGGAGTCGTTCAGCTGTAGATCCTGAGCTGAGGTTCTTCCTTGTCTGTTTTAGTCATGGAGGTAAATTTGGGGTTTGTTTTGCAGGTGAACGTACCGAAAACCCGCAGGACTTACTGCAAGAAGTGCAAGAAGCACCAGCCTCACAAAGTGACCCAGTATAAGAAGGGCAAGGACTCTCTCTACGCTCAGGGTAAAGATCTCGCTCTGTCTCTAATGCACGGCTGAACCCCAAACACCTGTTAAACCTTCGTACTTATTGATGTTCAGATATAtttttgtttctatagtaacagctctttcTGGAAGACATTCTTGGACGAAGTTTCCAGTTAATAGTGCTGTATAAATATTTTCTCTCTTTAAGCCTGAATGTAATTCTTTAACGAAGTTATTGTGAATCTAATCTCTGACTGCTGTTACCAATGACGACTTTAATATTATAGCTACGTAACTGTCAGATACTTGCTTAATCCTAATTCCTCATGGCTTCCAGCTCCGTCAGTAGTCTCCATACATCACTGTACGTTTTTTACTTGGAGCTGTTTGGGATTCAGAGTGAGGTTTTAACCTCTGTGTACATGATACTCCGTGAATCTCAAGAATTCGTGTGCATTTCAGGTAAGAGGCGCTACGACAGAAAGCAGAGCGGCTACGGAGGCCAGACAAAGCCGATCTTCAGGAAAAAGGTACGCACCAGAACTGAGGCGTATGGTTGTTTCAGGTTGATCATCTTAGGGTTGTGTAGTGCAGTGTTCacctatagatgaaagtcttccagatttatccggatatttgacaaaactcttgaaaatctcttcCGGTTTCCTGAATAGAGAAAtgtaattttttggtttttcgcgttcctagacgcggcgtaatacttggcatcgtccttgcatgggcgcagtctttaaatagcccaaacacagttcattgattaaagacaggtgttctttgttaacggcgtgtGTGCCAGAGCTCATTAGGCGCTCCTTCAGGTGCAtatgctaaggcgcgcaggactgacactgttctgtgcaacacaatcgcactagaaagcatgttcaagccgcCAGTGTAGCTGtggtctttttagttgtgaattacaagtattttctcttgtgttaataactcgccacgtcaaaacaagcaaaactttcctccttctttcgacgtgaagagaagtaagcaatttattatatataattagggatgtcccgatcaggtttttttgccctccaatccgataccgatcatttgattttgagtatctgccgataccgagtcccgatccgatacttctttataatccataaaaaataaagacgaggaaagaaacggatccaggatgttcctcattttttatttaacaccttattttaacatccaacaactccgttagcaaacagagcacttacgtgaggcagtttgaacaataaataacaaatttttaaaaaataaccttaaaatacctggcaggaatgtaaacaaataaaaaaaaaaaaagtgccacagtgccagtaatttgcttttaagaacgcatctctcagtggtgtacagtaatttcaattaaggaaatgaacgtttttcttgatgaaaacaagcatttctaccctttcaggtttgagcccgtttcttttgtcgtccaacgaaaaaaaaaatgatctcatgctttgctttccgcttcgaactgcttccgtgttcaactttgccggcaacaggcagccaataaccaatagcgtctccgctacaaagtgatgtcatgccgcacgcgttgatgttgctgtgttgagacaagaggtctggtctcactctgtgccaacgcatagctattgatgtgttaaaaatgagaatatattatatagatatatatccgatccctgatcgggaggcaatgcccgattccgatcgagtctgaaaccatgtgatcgggcccgattttccGATcatgtgatcggatcgggacatccctatatataatgtttttttttccatcaaagttgcattttgtggcttcgaagctaagttttagtgccgtttctaaaacacagcatcaagaaaacatggaagaaacagcaataatggaagagccggtttctaagctacctaaaactagcaatggggattattttttgttacataatgcactcaggctgccagtgtgtgacacacacacacaccctgaaaaatcctagctacggccctgatttacatgagaaatttggtattcattggtgtgtttaaatttacagacaatacgaactaatgtaaacgattggcttcaactcgcataaatctgaattggaaatgtttagttcactttagcttctgcaaacgcacaactcg
Above is a window of Neoarius graeffei isolate fNeoGra1 chromosome 28, fNeoGra1.pri, whole genome shotgun sequence DNA encoding:
- the rpl36a gene encoding large ribosomal subunit protein eL42 translates to MVNVPKTRRTYCKKCKKHQPHKVTQYKKGKDSLYAQGKRRYDRKQSGYGGQTKPIFRKKAKTTKKIVLRLECVEPNCRSKRMLAIKRCKHFELGGDKKRKGQVIQF